One stretch of Brachyhypopomus gauderio isolate BG-103 chromosome 10, BGAUD_0.2, whole genome shotgun sequence DNA includes these proteins:
- the apba1b gene encoding amyloid-beta A4 precursor protein-binding family A member 1 isoform X1: protein MEVLEEAGTKAQPPQRSQQPKGTSVEGGRPRWRPCQLNSQEVQGNDHHHHPHLQQQSHHHQQQHHHYHQQSHHHQQQLGTGRAPPRRSKRHTPGHSQRKVSDSREGQSRPGPPPRPGPARYRRSGERSYQHRDRQQAKVGYGNIKLQQAHDVQETDRPSDTVSHEKSSHELLTPPLHEELTPSPNEVTEKDGGSPGLHCSSSTESSLHAHSEQTENLHTEKEEVEEGQACRDEREVDGSQKEEEEEQACHVESAAGLKCSVHAHSRRAGPIRVDVPPCAASPPHSRPVDHIHPRSFSGPLRGYSSEPKPCPAHFSSTGYAPVTTGQRPEFRSCTQSCEEPLSDVSPEAASESCLQPSSSSFPKPFRPTPAESHGEVHRAPLVGHNPERSEEQRSTEKVLSTSPSSRPMPQPGWQDQHRQQASIGSRLHCYDQQSGDEASCPERNSTRCEMRTSSSDCVDREPGEPRKACLDTSPGSDGGEALECGRLEAQTPALTLGLARPAGDAISLAIRDIKEAIEEVKTKALHSPYTPEPPAEPVWVMRRDMSPTEERPLQDVPHTPPQDSAPNCTTPSPDASVPLRAEPSRTQEVHKEVVTLGLSPAEELRRNLAAFPTYVDVAGPCDPEDLIDGIIFAASYLGSTQLLSERMPSKSGRMRQAQEAMSRVRAAQKKAQTRHKQVPDGEGPSSAYEVDLFLSIQRIKVLNADTQVIVSIAAHQETVMDHPLRTISYIADIGNTVVLMARGKIVRSHSVQEQLGLVDSHLPSPTMDPHPQYRMVCHVFESEDAQLIAQSIGQAFSVAYQEFLRANGIDPDDLSQREYSDLLSTQDMYNDDLIHFSRSENCRDVHIEKQKGEILGMVIVESGWGSILPTVIIASLMHSGPAAKSGRLNIGDQIMTVNGTSLVGLPLSTCQSIIKGLKSQSRIKMNIVRCPPVTMVLVRRPELRYQLGFSVQNGIICSLMRGGIAERGGVRVGHRIIEINGQSVVATPHEKIVHILSNAIGEIHMKTMPAAVYRLLTAQEQPVYI, encoded by the exons ATGGAGGTGCTGGAGGAGGCGGGGACTAAAGCCCAGCCCCCTCAGCGTAGTCAGCAGCCCAAAGGAACGTCTGTAGAGGGAGGCCGGCCCAGGTGGAGGCCATGTCAGCTCAACAGCCAGGAGGTCCAGGGCAatgaccatcatcatcatccgcACCTGCAACAGCAGTCCCACCATCATCAACAGCAGCACCACCATTACCATCAGCAgtcccaccatcaccaacagCAGTTGGGGACAGGCCGTGCTCCACCACGCCGCAGCAAAAGACACACCCCTGGCCACAGTCAACGGAAGGTGAGTGACAGCAGGGAAGGTCAGTCACGGCCGGGCCCACCTCCCCGCCCAGGGCCGGCGAGGTATCGGCGGAGCGGTGAGAGAAGCTATCAGCACCGGGATAGGCAGCAAGCCAAAGTGGGTTATGGGAATATAAAATTGCAGCAGGCCCACGATGTCCAGGAGACCGATCGGCCCTCAGACACTGTATCCCATGAGAAGTCTTCACATGAGCTGCTGACCCCTCCCTTACACGAGGAGCTGACTCCCTCCCCAAATGAAGTGACAGAAAAGGATGGAGGCAGCCCAGGGTTACACTGTTCCTCCAGCACAGAGAGTAGCCTCCACGCGCACTCCGAGCAGACCGAGAACCTGCATACAGAgaaagaggaggtggaggagggccaGGCATGCAGAGATGAACGGGAGGTGGATGGGTCtcaaaaggaggaggaggaggagcaggcgtGCCATGTGGAAAGCGCTGCTGGTTTGAAATGTAGCGTTCATGCCCACAGCAGGAGGGCGGGGCCAATAAGAGTGGATGTGCCTCCATGTGCTGCGAGCCCTCCTCACTCACGTCCGGTTGATCATATCCATCCCCGGTCCTTCTCCGGACCTCTCAGGGGTTATAGCTCGGAGCCAAAACCGTGTCCTGCCCACTTTAGCTCGACTGGCTATGCACCCGTGACCACAGGGCAGAGGCCAGAGTTTCGATCTTGCACTCAGTCCTGTGAAGAACCTCTCTCAGATGTCAGTCCAGAAGCTGCCTCTGAATCCTGCTTGCAACCAAGTTCCAGTTCTTTCCCTAAACCCTTCCGGCCCACTCCAGCGGAATCGCATGGGGAGGTGCACCGGGCGCCCTTAGTTGGGCACAACCCTGAGCGCTCGGAGGAACAGCGGAGCACTGAAAAGGTGTTGTCCACGTCGCCCAGCAGCCGGCCTATGCCCCAGCCAGGTTGGCAAGACCAGCACAGACAACAGGCGTCCATCGGCTCCAGACTGCACTGCTATGATCAGCAGTCAGGTGACGAGGCCAGCTGCCCTGAGAGAAACAGCACTAGGTGTGAGATGCGCACCAGCTCCAGTGACTGTGTTGATCGGGAACCTGGGGAGCCCCGTAAGGCGTGTCTTGACACTTCCCCTGGCTCTGACGGAGGAGAGGCGCTGGAGTGTGGCCGTTTGGAAGCACAAACTCCAGCGCTGACTCTGGGCCTAGCCAGGCCTGCCGGGGATGCCATCTCTCTGGCCATACGAGACATCAAGGAGGCAATAGAGGAAGTGAAGACGAAGGCCTTGCATTCCCCCTATACTCCCGAACCCCCTGCGGAGCCTGTGTGGGTGATGAGGCGAGACATGAGCCCAACGGAGGAGCGGCCTCTGCAGGAtgtcccacacactccccctcaggATTCTGCTCCTAACTGCACA ACCCCAAGTCCAGATGCATCAGTCCCTCTAAGAGCAGAACCATCCAGAACACAGGAAGTCCACAAGGAAGTTGTCACTCTTGGTCTCTCGCCTGCTGAAGAG ctTAGAAGAAATTTGGCAGCCTTCCCTACATACGTTGATG TTGCAGGACCTTGTGATCCTGAAGATCTAATTGATGGCATAATCTTTGCTGCCAGTTACCTGGGATCCACCCAGCTGCTGTCAGAGCGCATGCCCTCAAAGAGTGGTCGCATGCGCCAGGCCCAGGAGGCCATGAGTCGTGTGAGG GCAGCACAGAAAAAGGCCCAAACCAGACACAAG CAGGTCCCGGATGGTGAAGGTCCTTCATCTGCCTATGAAGTGGACCTTTTCCTGTCAATCCAGAGGATTAAAGTGCTCAATGCTGACACACaa GTGATTGTGAGCATTGCTGCTCATCAGGAGACCGTGATGGACCATCCTCTGAGGACCATCTCATACATTGCTGACATCGGGAACACCGTGGTGCTCATGGCCCGGGGGAAGATAGTTCGCTCACACAGTGTCCAGGAGCAGCTCGGCTTGGTAGACTCACACTTGCCCAGTCCGACGATGGATCCGCACCCCCAGTACAGGATGGTCTGCCATGTGTTTGAGTCAGAGGAT GCTCAGCTGATAGCTCAGAGTATTGGCCAGGCCTTCAGTGTAGCATATCAGGAGTTCCTCAGGGCCAATGGAATCGACCCAGACGACCTGAGCCAGAGGGAGTACAGTGACCTCCTGAGCACTCAGGACATGTACAACGATGACCTCATCCACTTCTCCAGGTCTGAGAACTGCAGAGAC GTGCACATAGAAAAGCAGAAGGGAGAGATTCTCGGCATGGTCATCGTTGAGTCTGGCTGGGGTTCCATCTTGCCTACCGTCATCATCGCAAGCCTAATGCACTCTGGGCCGGCAGCAAAGTCAGGCCGGCTCAACATTGGAGATCAGATCATGACGGTGAATGGGACCAGTCTGGTGGGCCTGCCCCTCTCCACCTGCCAGAGCATCATTAAA GGGCTGAAATCTCAGTCCAGGATCAAGATGAACATTGTGAGATGTCCTCCCGTCACCATGGTCCTCGTCCGCAGACCAGAGCTGCGCTATCAGCTTGGCTTCAGTGTACAGAATGGCATT ATATGCAGTCTCATGAGAGGTGGCATAGCTGAGAGAGGTGGAGTCAGAGTGGGTCATCGCATCATTGAAATCAATGGACAGAGTGTTGTGGCCACACCTCATGAGAAGATTGTTCATATACTTTCCAATGCAATTGGAGAG ATCCACATGAAGACCATGCCCGCTGCTGTGTACCGCCTGCTGACCGCCCAGGAGCAGCCCGTCTATATTTGA
- the apba1b gene encoding amyloid-beta A4 precursor protein-binding family A member 1 isoform X2 gives MEVLEEAGTKAQPPQRSQQPKGTSVEGGRPRWRPCQLNSQEVQGNDHHHHPHLQQQSHHHQQQHHHYHQQSHHHQQQLGTGRAPPRRSKRHTPGHSQRKVSDSREGQSRPGPPPRPGPARYRRSGERSYQHRDRQQAKVGYGNIKLQQAHDVQETDRPSDTVSHEKSSHELLTPPLHEELTPSPNEVTEKDGGSPGLHCSSSTESSLHAHSEQTENLHTEKEEVEEGQACRDEREVDGSQKEEEEEQACHVESAAGLKCSVHAHSRRAGPIRVDVPPCAASPPHSRPVDHIHPRSFSGPLRGYSSEPKPCPAHFSSTGYAPVTTGQRPEFRSCTQSCEEPLSDVSPEAASESCLQPSSSSFPKPFRPTPAESHGEVHRAPLVGHNPERSEEQRSTEKVLSTSPSSRPMPQPGWQDQHRQQASIGSRLHCYDQQSGDEASCPERNSTRCEMRTSSSDCVDREPGEPRKACLDTSPGSDGGEALECGRLEAQTPALTLGLARPAGDAISLAIRDIKEAIEEVKTKALHSPYTPEPPAEPVWVMRRDMSPTEERPLQDVPHTPPQDSAPNCTTPSPDASVPLRAEPSRTQEVHKEVVTLGLSPAEELRRNLAAFPTYVDVAGPCDPEDLIDGIIFAASYLGSTQLLSERMPSKSGRMRQAQEAMSRVRAAQKKAQTRHKVPDGEGPSSAYEVDLFLSIQRIKVLNADTQVIVSIAAHQETVMDHPLRTISYIADIGNTVVLMARGKIVRSHSVQEQLGLVDSHLPSPTMDPHPQYRMVCHVFESEDAQLIAQSIGQAFSVAYQEFLRANGIDPDDLSQREYSDLLSTQDMYNDDLIHFSRSENCRDVHIEKQKGEILGMVIVESGWGSILPTVIIASLMHSGPAAKSGRLNIGDQIMTVNGTSLVGLPLSTCQSIIKGLKSQSRIKMNIVRCPPVTMVLVRRPELRYQLGFSVQNGIICSLMRGGIAERGGVRVGHRIIEINGQSVVATPHEKIVHILSNAIGEIHMKTMPAAVYRLLTAQEQPVYI, from the exons ATGGAGGTGCTGGAGGAGGCGGGGACTAAAGCCCAGCCCCCTCAGCGTAGTCAGCAGCCCAAAGGAACGTCTGTAGAGGGAGGCCGGCCCAGGTGGAGGCCATGTCAGCTCAACAGCCAGGAGGTCCAGGGCAatgaccatcatcatcatccgcACCTGCAACAGCAGTCCCACCATCATCAACAGCAGCACCACCATTACCATCAGCAgtcccaccatcaccaacagCAGTTGGGGACAGGCCGTGCTCCACCACGCCGCAGCAAAAGACACACCCCTGGCCACAGTCAACGGAAGGTGAGTGACAGCAGGGAAGGTCAGTCACGGCCGGGCCCACCTCCCCGCCCAGGGCCGGCGAGGTATCGGCGGAGCGGTGAGAGAAGCTATCAGCACCGGGATAGGCAGCAAGCCAAAGTGGGTTATGGGAATATAAAATTGCAGCAGGCCCACGATGTCCAGGAGACCGATCGGCCCTCAGACACTGTATCCCATGAGAAGTCTTCACATGAGCTGCTGACCCCTCCCTTACACGAGGAGCTGACTCCCTCCCCAAATGAAGTGACAGAAAAGGATGGAGGCAGCCCAGGGTTACACTGTTCCTCCAGCACAGAGAGTAGCCTCCACGCGCACTCCGAGCAGACCGAGAACCTGCATACAGAgaaagaggaggtggaggagggccaGGCATGCAGAGATGAACGGGAGGTGGATGGGTCtcaaaaggaggaggaggaggagcaggcgtGCCATGTGGAAAGCGCTGCTGGTTTGAAATGTAGCGTTCATGCCCACAGCAGGAGGGCGGGGCCAATAAGAGTGGATGTGCCTCCATGTGCTGCGAGCCCTCCTCACTCACGTCCGGTTGATCATATCCATCCCCGGTCCTTCTCCGGACCTCTCAGGGGTTATAGCTCGGAGCCAAAACCGTGTCCTGCCCACTTTAGCTCGACTGGCTATGCACCCGTGACCACAGGGCAGAGGCCAGAGTTTCGATCTTGCACTCAGTCCTGTGAAGAACCTCTCTCAGATGTCAGTCCAGAAGCTGCCTCTGAATCCTGCTTGCAACCAAGTTCCAGTTCTTTCCCTAAACCCTTCCGGCCCACTCCAGCGGAATCGCATGGGGAGGTGCACCGGGCGCCCTTAGTTGGGCACAACCCTGAGCGCTCGGAGGAACAGCGGAGCACTGAAAAGGTGTTGTCCACGTCGCCCAGCAGCCGGCCTATGCCCCAGCCAGGTTGGCAAGACCAGCACAGACAACAGGCGTCCATCGGCTCCAGACTGCACTGCTATGATCAGCAGTCAGGTGACGAGGCCAGCTGCCCTGAGAGAAACAGCACTAGGTGTGAGATGCGCACCAGCTCCAGTGACTGTGTTGATCGGGAACCTGGGGAGCCCCGTAAGGCGTGTCTTGACACTTCCCCTGGCTCTGACGGAGGAGAGGCGCTGGAGTGTGGCCGTTTGGAAGCACAAACTCCAGCGCTGACTCTGGGCCTAGCCAGGCCTGCCGGGGATGCCATCTCTCTGGCCATACGAGACATCAAGGAGGCAATAGAGGAAGTGAAGACGAAGGCCTTGCATTCCCCCTATACTCCCGAACCCCCTGCGGAGCCTGTGTGGGTGATGAGGCGAGACATGAGCCCAACGGAGGAGCGGCCTCTGCAGGAtgtcccacacactccccctcaggATTCTGCTCCTAACTGCACA ACCCCAAGTCCAGATGCATCAGTCCCTCTAAGAGCAGAACCATCCAGAACACAGGAAGTCCACAAGGAAGTTGTCACTCTTGGTCTCTCGCCTGCTGAAGAG ctTAGAAGAAATTTGGCAGCCTTCCCTACATACGTTGATG TTGCAGGACCTTGTGATCCTGAAGATCTAATTGATGGCATAATCTTTGCTGCCAGTTACCTGGGATCCACCCAGCTGCTGTCAGAGCGCATGCCCTCAAAGAGTGGTCGCATGCGCCAGGCCCAGGAGGCCATGAGTCGTGTGAGG GCAGCACAGAAAAAGGCCCAAACCAGACACAAG GTCCCGGATGGTGAAGGTCCTTCATCTGCCTATGAAGTGGACCTTTTCCTGTCAATCCAGAGGATTAAAGTGCTCAATGCTGACACACaa GTGATTGTGAGCATTGCTGCTCATCAGGAGACCGTGATGGACCATCCTCTGAGGACCATCTCATACATTGCTGACATCGGGAACACCGTGGTGCTCATGGCCCGGGGGAAGATAGTTCGCTCACACAGTGTCCAGGAGCAGCTCGGCTTGGTAGACTCACACTTGCCCAGTCCGACGATGGATCCGCACCCCCAGTACAGGATGGTCTGCCATGTGTTTGAGTCAGAGGAT GCTCAGCTGATAGCTCAGAGTATTGGCCAGGCCTTCAGTGTAGCATATCAGGAGTTCCTCAGGGCCAATGGAATCGACCCAGACGACCTGAGCCAGAGGGAGTACAGTGACCTCCTGAGCACTCAGGACATGTACAACGATGACCTCATCCACTTCTCCAGGTCTGAGAACTGCAGAGAC GTGCACATAGAAAAGCAGAAGGGAGAGATTCTCGGCATGGTCATCGTTGAGTCTGGCTGGGGTTCCATCTTGCCTACCGTCATCATCGCAAGCCTAATGCACTCTGGGCCGGCAGCAAAGTCAGGCCGGCTCAACATTGGAGATCAGATCATGACGGTGAATGGGACCAGTCTGGTGGGCCTGCCCCTCTCCACCTGCCAGAGCATCATTAAA GGGCTGAAATCTCAGTCCAGGATCAAGATGAACATTGTGAGATGTCCTCCCGTCACCATGGTCCTCGTCCGCAGACCAGAGCTGCGCTATCAGCTTGGCTTCAGTGTACAGAATGGCATT ATATGCAGTCTCATGAGAGGTGGCATAGCTGAGAGAGGTGGAGTCAGAGTGGGTCATCGCATCATTGAAATCAATGGACAGAGTGTTGTGGCCACACCTCATGAGAAGATTGTTCATATACTTTCCAATGCAATTGGAGAG ATCCACATGAAGACCATGCCCGCTGCTGTGTACCGCCTGCTGACCGCCCAGGAGCAGCCCGTCTATATTTGA
- the apba1b gene encoding amyloid-beta A4 precursor protein-binding family A member 1 isoform X3 yields the protein MEVLEEAGTKAQPPQRSQQPKGTSVEGGRPRWRPCQLNSQEVQGNDHHHHPHLQQQSHHHQQQHHHYHQQSHHHQQQLGTGRAPPRRSKRHTPGHSQRKVSDSREGQSRPGPPPRPGPARYRRSGERSYQHRDRQQAKVGYGNIKLQQAHDVQETDRPSDTVSHEKSSHELLTPPLHEELTPSPNEVTEKDGGSPGLHCSSSTESSLHAHSEQTENLHTEKEEVEEGQACRDEREVDGSQKEEEEEQACHVESAAGLKCSVHAHSRRAGPIRVDVPPCAASPPHSRPVDHIHPRSFSGPLRGYSSEPKPCPAHFSSTGYAPVTTGQRPEFRSCTQSCEEPLSDVSPEAASESCLQPSSSSFPKPFRPTPAESHGEVHRAPLVGHNPERSEEQRSTEKVLSTSPSSRPMPQPGWQDQHRQQASIGSRLHCYDQQSGDEASCPERNSTRCEMRTSSSDCVDREPGEPRKACLDTSPGSDGGEALECGRLEAQTPALTLGLARPAGDAISLAIRDIKEAIEEVKTKALHSPYTPEPPAEPVWVMRRDMSPTEERPLQDVPHTPPQDSAPNCTTPSPDASVPLRAEPSRTQEVHKEVVTLGLSPAEELRRNLAAFPTYVDGPCDPEDLIDGIIFAASYLGSTQLLSERMPSKSGRMRQAQEAMSRVRAAQKKAQTRHKQVPDGEGPSSAYEVDLFLSIQRIKVLNADTQVIVSIAAHQETVMDHPLRTISYIADIGNTVVLMARGKIVRSHSVQEQLGLVDSHLPSPTMDPHPQYRMVCHVFESEDAQLIAQSIGQAFSVAYQEFLRANGIDPDDLSQREYSDLLSTQDMYNDDLIHFSRSENCRDVHIEKQKGEILGMVIVESGWGSILPTVIIASLMHSGPAAKSGRLNIGDQIMTVNGTSLVGLPLSTCQSIIKGLKSQSRIKMNIVRCPPVTMVLVRRPELRYQLGFSVQNGIICSLMRGGIAERGGVRVGHRIIEINGQSVVATPHEKIVHILSNAIGEIHMKTMPAAVYRLLTAQEQPVYI from the exons ATGGAGGTGCTGGAGGAGGCGGGGACTAAAGCCCAGCCCCCTCAGCGTAGTCAGCAGCCCAAAGGAACGTCTGTAGAGGGAGGCCGGCCCAGGTGGAGGCCATGTCAGCTCAACAGCCAGGAGGTCCAGGGCAatgaccatcatcatcatccgcACCTGCAACAGCAGTCCCACCATCATCAACAGCAGCACCACCATTACCATCAGCAgtcccaccatcaccaacagCAGTTGGGGACAGGCCGTGCTCCACCACGCCGCAGCAAAAGACACACCCCTGGCCACAGTCAACGGAAGGTGAGTGACAGCAGGGAAGGTCAGTCACGGCCGGGCCCACCTCCCCGCCCAGGGCCGGCGAGGTATCGGCGGAGCGGTGAGAGAAGCTATCAGCACCGGGATAGGCAGCAAGCCAAAGTGGGTTATGGGAATATAAAATTGCAGCAGGCCCACGATGTCCAGGAGACCGATCGGCCCTCAGACACTGTATCCCATGAGAAGTCTTCACATGAGCTGCTGACCCCTCCCTTACACGAGGAGCTGACTCCCTCCCCAAATGAAGTGACAGAAAAGGATGGAGGCAGCCCAGGGTTACACTGTTCCTCCAGCACAGAGAGTAGCCTCCACGCGCACTCCGAGCAGACCGAGAACCTGCATACAGAgaaagaggaggtggaggagggccaGGCATGCAGAGATGAACGGGAGGTGGATGGGTCtcaaaaggaggaggaggaggagcaggcgtGCCATGTGGAAAGCGCTGCTGGTTTGAAATGTAGCGTTCATGCCCACAGCAGGAGGGCGGGGCCAATAAGAGTGGATGTGCCTCCATGTGCTGCGAGCCCTCCTCACTCACGTCCGGTTGATCATATCCATCCCCGGTCCTTCTCCGGACCTCTCAGGGGTTATAGCTCGGAGCCAAAACCGTGTCCTGCCCACTTTAGCTCGACTGGCTATGCACCCGTGACCACAGGGCAGAGGCCAGAGTTTCGATCTTGCACTCAGTCCTGTGAAGAACCTCTCTCAGATGTCAGTCCAGAAGCTGCCTCTGAATCCTGCTTGCAACCAAGTTCCAGTTCTTTCCCTAAACCCTTCCGGCCCACTCCAGCGGAATCGCATGGGGAGGTGCACCGGGCGCCCTTAGTTGGGCACAACCCTGAGCGCTCGGAGGAACAGCGGAGCACTGAAAAGGTGTTGTCCACGTCGCCCAGCAGCCGGCCTATGCCCCAGCCAGGTTGGCAAGACCAGCACAGACAACAGGCGTCCATCGGCTCCAGACTGCACTGCTATGATCAGCAGTCAGGTGACGAGGCCAGCTGCCCTGAGAGAAACAGCACTAGGTGTGAGATGCGCACCAGCTCCAGTGACTGTGTTGATCGGGAACCTGGGGAGCCCCGTAAGGCGTGTCTTGACACTTCCCCTGGCTCTGACGGAGGAGAGGCGCTGGAGTGTGGCCGTTTGGAAGCACAAACTCCAGCGCTGACTCTGGGCCTAGCCAGGCCTGCCGGGGATGCCATCTCTCTGGCCATACGAGACATCAAGGAGGCAATAGAGGAAGTGAAGACGAAGGCCTTGCATTCCCCCTATACTCCCGAACCCCCTGCGGAGCCTGTGTGGGTGATGAGGCGAGACATGAGCCCAACGGAGGAGCGGCCTCTGCAGGAtgtcccacacactccccctcaggATTCTGCTCCTAACTGCACA ACCCCAAGTCCAGATGCATCAGTCCCTCTAAGAGCAGAACCATCCAGAACACAGGAAGTCCACAAGGAAGTTGTCACTCTTGGTCTCTCGCCTGCTGAAGAG ctTAGAAGAAATTTGGCAGCCTTCCCTACATACGTTGATG GACCTTGTGATCCTGAAGATCTAATTGATGGCATAATCTTTGCTGCCAGTTACCTGGGATCCACCCAGCTGCTGTCAGAGCGCATGCCCTCAAAGAGTGGTCGCATGCGCCAGGCCCAGGAGGCCATGAGTCGTGTGAGG GCAGCACAGAAAAAGGCCCAAACCAGACACAAG CAGGTCCCGGATGGTGAAGGTCCTTCATCTGCCTATGAAGTGGACCTTTTCCTGTCAATCCAGAGGATTAAAGTGCTCAATGCTGACACACaa GTGATTGTGAGCATTGCTGCTCATCAGGAGACCGTGATGGACCATCCTCTGAGGACCATCTCATACATTGCTGACATCGGGAACACCGTGGTGCTCATGGCCCGGGGGAAGATAGTTCGCTCACACAGTGTCCAGGAGCAGCTCGGCTTGGTAGACTCACACTTGCCCAGTCCGACGATGGATCCGCACCCCCAGTACAGGATGGTCTGCCATGTGTTTGAGTCAGAGGAT GCTCAGCTGATAGCTCAGAGTATTGGCCAGGCCTTCAGTGTAGCATATCAGGAGTTCCTCAGGGCCAATGGAATCGACCCAGACGACCTGAGCCAGAGGGAGTACAGTGACCTCCTGAGCACTCAGGACATGTACAACGATGACCTCATCCACTTCTCCAGGTCTGAGAACTGCAGAGAC GTGCACATAGAAAAGCAGAAGGGAGAGATTCTCGGCATGGTCATCGTTGAGTCTGGCTGGGGTTCCATCTTGCCTACCGTCATCATCGCAAGCCTAATGCACTCTGGGCCGGCAGCAAAGTCAGGCCGGCTCAACATTGGAGATCAGATCATGACGGTGAATGGGACCAGTCTGGTGGGCCTGCCCCTCTCCACCTGCCAGAGCATCATTAAA GGGCTGAAATCTCAGTCCAGGATCAAGATGAACATTGTGAGATGTCCTCCCGTCACCATGGTCCTCGTCCGCAGACCAGAGCTGCGCTATCAGCTTGGCTTCAGTGTACAGAATGGCATT ATATGCAGTCTCATGAGAGGTGGCATAGCTGAGAGAGGTGGAGTCAGAGTGGGTCATCGCATCATTGAAATCAATGGACAGAGTGTTGTGGCCACACCTCATGAGAAGATTGTTCATATACTTTCCAATGCAATTGGAGAG ATCCACATGAAGACCATGCCCGCTGCTGTGTACCGCCTGCTGACCGCCCAGGAGCAGCCCGTCTATATTTGA